CGTCGGAGTTCTGGCCGCCGGTGTTGGAGTACACCTGCGTGTCGAGCATGAGGCACTTCACGTTGGGCCGGTTCTGCACGATCACCTTCGAGACGTTCTGGTACCCGATGTCGCCCATGCCGCCGTCGCCACCGACGCACCAGACCTTCGGCAGTTCGGCCACCTCCTGGTCCGTCATGATGGCGTCGGTGAAGTGCGTGAAATTGAAGTAGTCCTGCTCGGAGGTTTTCTCGCCGGCCAGCAGTTGATCCGCGAGGCGCTCCGGCACGATCGAGAAGCGCGCGTTTTCGATCATGAAGCTCTCGCCCATCAGCCAGCTGATGGTGGCGCCGTCCTGGAAGAGGGAATTCATCCAGGGGTACGGATGCGGGTTGTTCGGCGGGGTCGAGCCGTACACGGTGTTGCAGCCCGTGTGCGCGCCCATCGCCATGACCGACATGCCATTGGAGAGCCGCCCGTCGAGGGCCTGGAGGCTGTCGTGGTTGAAGGCGGTCTGACGGAGCACGGCGACAACGGCCTCAACGGCCTGCGCATCGCTGATCGCGCCATGCGCTTCCAGGCGCGCCAGCGTGTCCTCGTCGGTTTCGCCGCCGAGGCCCATCAGGACGTGCGCCACGGAGCGCTTGAACGTTTCGTGCGCCTCGGGATCGTCCTTCTTCCAGGCCGCCAGCAGGGCGACGCCGTTCTTCTCCAGTTCATCGGCCTTTTTGCGCAGGCGGCGGGCCTTGTTGTGGTAGAGCGGCCGCATGTAGGCTTCGGTGATAGACGCCAGCGCGTGCAGGACCGATTTCTCGCCGCACCCCGCGCAGGCGCCGTCGCCGGAAACCAGCGCTTCGTAGTTTTTCCGCACCATCAGGTGGTTGCGGAGGGCGGCCTGGCGGGACTGTTCGGGTGTCTCCGCGTCGTACAGGCCCAGGTACTTGTTCGGCGTCTCGGGCAGCAGGTCGAAGAAGTTCTGTGCGGACGTGATGCCCGAGTTCACTTCCTCGTTGTCCGGCACCATCACGAGCGCGTTGTGGTCGCCGCATTCGGTGACGCACTCGCCGCAGCCCTTGCAGAGGTCAGACACGAAGATCGAGAAGACGCCGCCCGCGCCGGCTTCCTTCTTCTCGCGGCTGGCGAACACCGCGTTTACCTTCGAATAGGCCACCGGCACCTTATTCAGCACGGTTTCCAGCTCGGTGCGCGCCTGCCCGGTTGCGTAGCCCTGCAGATCCACTTCGTCCATGATCAACTCGACATAACTCGGCGCGGTGTCGCTCTTGGACTGCTCCAGCATCTTCGCGCGCACCGTCTTGTCGAGATCGGGCACGGCCGCCAGCAGCTTCTCGCGGCCCGCCGGTTCGGACACATAATTCGTAATCGCCGTTCGCAGTATCGTCTCCAGATCCTGCGCCGTATTCGGCAGCGCGGTATCGGGGCAGGCCGCGATGCACTCCATGCACTGCGTGCAGTTCTCGGGGATCCACTTCGGCGTTTCCCGCCGGGATCCGTACTTCGACGAGGTAGCGCCGGTGCCCGCCGCCATAATGCCCACCGCCGCGAGCGGCGAGGCCGGCTGATCGTAGCCCAGCCCGGCGCGGAATTCGTCATCGAAAGTCTTGAGCTTGTACATCGGCACGCGCTCGGGCTGCGCCTCGGGCGTTCCGCAGCCGCAACGCGCGCCACAGCCGCCCACCGCTTCCAGGGCCACGCCACGCATCGAGGAAGCGTCCATCGCGGCCACATCGCCGTAGTGCACCTGCTGAAGGCGCAAGCCGCCCTGGATCATGACCTGCATGTTCGACTGGACGACGGCTTCGCCGAAGCGCCCAAATTTCTTCTGGTACTGCGCGAGCACGAGTTCCTGGAAAAGCTCCTCGGAGATGCCGAACTGGCTCAACAGCGGGGACACCTTGAAGAAGGCGCCCAGGAAGGCGTTGCCCTGCATGCGGAGCTGGAGGTCGTGCCGGTCCGTCGCTTCCTTGGCGATATCGAAGCCGGGGAGAATGTAGACCTTGATGCGCTTGTCGATGATCTCCTGCCGGTACTTCTTCGGGATGCGCGTCCAGGCCTTTTCCGGGGTCTCATCCGATTCCCACACCAGCGTGCCGCCCTCGGCGATGCCGTCGATGGGGTTGATGTGGGTAAAGGCGCGCGGGTCGCAGCACAGCACCACGTTCACGTGGCGCAGGTCGCAGTTTACGCGGACGCGCTCCGGTGCGGCCACGAGGAAGTACGAGGTGGGCGAGCCCTTCTTTTCCGACCCGTATTTCGGGTTGGCGCTGATGTGGATTACCTCGCCGGGCTGTCCCAGTTCGTCCTTCACGCCGTCGCGATCGGCGACGTGCGTGCCGATTTCACCGACGATCTCGGCGAGGTTCTTGCCCGTGGTGATCATGCCCCAGCCGCCAATCGAGTGGAGGCGCACCGCGACGGCGTTCTCCGGGAGCAGCGAGGGGGTTTCGGCGGAGCGGACGTTGTAGGGGTGGTCGATGCCGAGGGTGAAGAAGGAGGCGCCATCGGCCAGGCGCTTGCCGTCCTGCCGGTTCACGAGCCCCTGGGTGTATTCGTAGGCGCCGATGATATCCTCGGGCCGAAAATCGCGGGAGCCAAGCCCGTAGATGCCGGTGGCGATGTGCGGCATTTCGGAGGGCGCGATTGCGGGAATGCCGGCGTAGGCCAGCCCGTCGTAGTTCTGGAGGGCCTTGCTGAGGGCGGTGCGGATGTCGCGCGCCATGGGGTTGTCGCCCGCGAGCGGCTCGTCCGTGCGCTCCAGAATGATGACCTGCTTCTTGCCCTTCAGGGCCTCGACAATCGCCGCCTCGGGGAAGGGCCGGATCACGTTCAGGTGGATGGAGCCGACCTTGGCGTCACGCGTGGCGCGCAGGTAGTCGCAGGCGGCCTCGATATTCTCCGCCGCCGAACCCAGGGACACATAGACCGTGTCCGCGTCGTCCGTCTTGTATTTCGAGACGAGGCCATAGTGCCGCCCGGTAAGCTTCCCGAATTCGGCGTAGGCGTCTTCCAGGAAGCCGAGGATCGGCTCGATGAAGTTGTTCCGGCGCGCCGCCACGCCGTTCATGTAGTGTTCCTGATTCTGCACGGGGCCGATCATCGCCGGGTGCTGCAGGTCGATCACCTTGGGCACGCGCAGGCGTTTCGGCCCGAAGAGCACGCGCTGCGCCTCGGTCGGGCAGTTGATCAGATCATCCGGGGACCCCAGGAACTCGCGAATCAGGTCGGACTCGTGCTTGAGGAAGGTGCGCTCCAGGTGGGAGGTCAGGAAACCGTCCTGAATGTTAATGCCCGGCGTGAGAGACAGCTCGGTGACCTTGCGTATGATCAGGGCCTGATCCGCCGCCTGCTGGGCGTCCTTGCCGAACAGCATGATCCAGCCCGTGTCGAGGGCCGCGTAGATGTCGTCGTGGCCGCAGTGCACGTTGAGCGCGTGCTTGGTCAGGGCGCGGGCGGCCACCTGCACCACCATGGTCGAGAGTTTGCCGGGGGCGTGGTAGTACTGCTCCAGCGCGTAGACAATGCCCTGCCCGCTGGTGAAGTTCACCGTGCGGCGGCCGGTCACCGAGTAGGCGATGGCGCCGCCCTGGGCCGCGTGCTCGCCCTCGCATTCGATGGCGATCTTCTGGCGCCCGAAGACGTTCAGCTTGCCTTCCGCATACGACTGCTGGTAGAGCTCGCCCATTTCCGTGGAGGCGGTGATCGGGTAGAAGATGCCGCCGTCGGTCACCCGGGTTTCGGTATGGTAGGAAACGAGCTGGTTCCCGTTGGTCGTAATGCGTATGCCGGGATACTTCGGTGTCGACATGAAGTTGGTGCCTTTCTCTCAATGCCCGTTCCGGTGTGGAAACGAACTCATGCGGAATACAGCGTCGAGGGCGCGATGGCCGCCACTGCCCGGGTGAGGCTCCGCGGTAGGGCCGCCTCGGGAGACGGTCCGGGTGCAGGCGCCCTGAATTGACGCCCAACCCACGTGCGGAAGCGTATTCTATCGTATTCCCAAAACCCAACGCCAATCCCGGATGAACCGCCATTCACCACCGCAGGCGCAAGCCGGAATGAACCCGGGGGCCGGATTCTGGAAGATTTCTATCCTCTGGAGCTTGTTTTCGCTATAATGAAACTCATAGACTTGCGCGCTTTTGGACGGGCCTGTGGCCCAATCCGCGGGTCACTAGCTGGAGCCCGTTCTTGCGTCCTGGAGGCTCCTCCTATGCGATCAACACCGTATCGCGCGCTCCCATTCCTGGCCTGCCTGCTTTTTTCCCTCTCCCTGATCGGCTGCCCAACGCCGCCGGCCAAACCCAATGCCGCG
This is a stretch of genomic DNA from Candidatus Hydrogenedentota bacterium. It encodes these proteins:
- a CDS encoding 2-oxoacid:acceptor oxidoreductase family protein: MSTPKYPGIRITTNGNQLVSYHTETRVTDGGIFYPITASTEMGELYQQSYAEGKLNVFGRQKIAIECEGEHAAQGGAIAYSVTGRRTVNFTSGQGIVYALEQYYHAPGKLSTMVVQVAARALTKHALNVHCGHDDIYAALDTGWIMLFGKDAQQAADQALIIRKVTELSLTPGINIQDGFLTSHLERTFLKHESDLIREFLGSPDDLINCPTEAQRVLFGPKRLRVPKVIDLQHPAMIGPVQNQEHYMNGVAARRNNFIEPILGFLEDAYAEFGKLTGRHYGLVSKYKTDDADTVYVSLGSAAENIEAACDYLRATRDAKVGSIHLNVIRPFPEAAIVEALKGKKQVIILERTDEPLAGDNPMARDIRTALSKALQNYDGLAYAGIPAIAPSEMPHIATGIYGLGSRDFRPEDIIGAYEYTQGLVNRQDGKRLADGASFFTLGIDHPYNVRSAETPSLLPENAVAVRLHSIGGWGMITTGKNLAEIVGEIGTHVADRDGVKDELGQPGEVIHISANPKYGSEKKGSPTSYFLVAAPERVRVNCDLRHVNVVLCCDPRAFTHINPIDGIAEGGTLVWESDETPEKAWTRIPKKYRQEIIDKRIKVYILPGFDIAKEATDRHDLQLRMQGNAFLGAFFKVSPLLSQFGISEELFQELVLAQYQKKFGRFGEAVVQSNMQVMIQGGLRLQQVHYGDVAAMDASSMRGVALEAVGGCGARCGCGTPEAQPERVPMYKLKTFDDEFRAGLGYDQPASPLAAVGIMAAGTGATSSKYGSRRETPKWIPENCTQCMECIAACPDTALPNTAQDLETILRTAITNYVSEPAGREKLLAAVPDLDKTVRAKMLEQSKSDTAPSYVELIMDEVDLQGYATGQARTELETVLNKVPVAYSKVNAVFASREKKEAGAGGVFSIFVSDLCKGCGECVTECGDHNALVMVPDNEEVNSGITSAQNFFDLLPETPNKYLGLYDAETPEQSRQAALRNHLMVRKNYEALVSGDGACAGCGEKSVLHALASITEAYMRPLYHNKARRLRKKADELEKNGVALLAAWKKDDPEAHETFKRSVAHVLMGLGGETDEDTLARLEAHGAISDAQAVEAVVAVLRQTAFNHDSLQALDGRLSNGMSVMAMGAHTGCNTVYGSTPPNNPHPYPWMNSLFQDGATISWLMGESFMIENARFSIVPERLADQLLAGEKTSEQDYFNFTHFTDAIMTDQEVAELPKVWCVGGDGGMGDIGYQNVSKVIVQNRPNVKCLMLDTQVYSNTGGQNSDASPMTGGFDMNQFGKASQGKLVEMKNIAESFTAGHGSPYVGQVSMADEPKFYKSLLDGLTYRGTAFFHCYTTCQPEHGVADDMATQQAKSVRDSRGLPEFTFNPALGETYADALSIKGNRNPDRDWMEVTIKGTKEKYNYTVAHWAATEARFRQHIKKATGEEIQGMILLDNLLLCIEQNDVVNRRYLDPASRSYVPDFGSYVIVEGNNGKRIPMKLSRQMVLFNVERRKAWRMLQSKAGQENKDYIAQREIIKRLDAGKITRDDVWTRGMAVLEEEAAAK